One stretch of Streptomyces hygroscopicus DNA includes these proteins:
- a CDS encoding polysaccharide deacetylase, translating into MSGGRPPRLPRPRRRPPAPRQDGAPRTVFRLTGSGRRAARLTGRLRVTSRLRFTGRLRFTGRLRTPKAAKADGHTPKLRTVKLRKLRTRTRMVLALATLLALVCTLLLDGYLHAEVGNDARVYRSHASRTVPDRLRKGGPVITFDRKGKATEHAIPSKTIALTFDDGPDPRWTPEILDVLRRHKVRGTFFVLGQMVVRHPELVRRMRAAGHEVGVHTFSHVDLSYQAKGRMDRELAQSQLALAGAAGITSSLFRAPYASKVRALDDRTWPVQQHIGSKGYISAFVDTDSEDWQRPPVKEIVQNATPEGKKGASVLFHDAGGNRARTVTALGLYIERMQQKGYSFTTVTGALGAHSANHPAHTLPVWEGRALIWAAAFTHSALPALMALLGLVGFSVIGRLLLMVVLAWWHRRSRERRRWSRVQEVTDPVSVIVPAYNEKECIANTLRSLSASTHPIEILVVDDGSTDGTADIAEAMGLPNVRVLRQANAGKPAALNRGIAHAGHELIVMMDGDTVFEPTTIRELVRPFADSRVGAVAGNAKVGNRGKLIGAWQHIEYVMGFNLDRRMYDLLRCMPTIPGAIGAFRRRALLEAGGMSADTLAEDTDITIALHRAGWQVVYQEHARAWTEAPSSLGQLWKQRYRWSYGTMQALWKHRRSLIDRGPSGRFGRVGMPLVVLFQILTPLCAPLIDLFTLYGVIFLDPVRSLLAWGALLLVQLLGAAYAFRLDREDYRALAVLPLQQIAYRQLMYLVLLHSCVTAATGALLPWQKLKRTGEVDTPRAPEAVR; encoded by the coding sequence ATGAGCGGCGGCAGACCGCCGAGGCTGCCCCGGCCGCGCCGCCGGCCCCCCGCGCCCCGTCAGGACGGCGCGCCCCGCACGGTGTTCCGGCTGACCGGCTCCGGGCGCCGCGCCGCGAGGCTCACGGGCAGGCTCCGGGTCACGAGCAGGCTCCGGTTCACGGGCAGGCTCCGGTTCACGGGCAGGCTCCGCACCCCCAAGGCGGCCAAAGCTGACGGCCACACTCCCAAGCTCCGTACCGTCAAGCTGCGAAAGCTCCGCACCCGCACCCGGATGGTGCTCGCCCTCGCGACCCTGCTCGCGCTGGTGTGCACCCTGCTGCTGGACGGCTATCTGCACGCCGAGGTCGGCAACGACGCCCGGGTGTACCGCTCGCACGCCTCGCGCACCGTCCCCGACCGCCTGCGCAAGGGCGGGCCGGTGATCACCTTCGACCGGAAGGGGAAGGCCACCGAGCACGCCATCCCGTCCAAGACCATCGCGCTGACCTTCGACGACGGCCCGGACCCCCGCTGGACCCCGGAGATCCTCGACGTACTGCGCCGCCACAAGGTGCGGGGGACCTTCTTCGTGCTGGGTCAGATGGTGGTCCGCCATCCGGAGCTGGTCCGCCGGATGCGGGCCGCGGGCCATGAGGTCGGGGTGCACACCTTCTCCCATGTCGACCTGTCCTACCAGGCCAAGGGGCGCATGGACCGCGAGCTGGCCCAGTCCCAGCTCGCCCTGGCCGGTGCGGCGGGCATCACCAGCTCGCTCTTCCGGGCGCCGTACGCCTCCAAGGTCCGCGCGCTGGACGACCGCACCTGGCCGGTGCAGCAGCACATCGGGTCCAAGGGCTACATCAGCGCCTTCGTGGACACCGACAGCGAGGACTGGCAGCGGCCCCCGGTCAAGGAGATCGTCCAGAACGCCACTCCCGAGGGCAAAAAGGGCGCGTCCGTGCTCTTCCACGACGCGGGCGGCAACCGCGCGCGGACCGTGACGGCCCTGGGGCTGTACATCGAGCGGATGCAGCAGAAGGGCTACTCCTTCACCACCGTCACCGGCGCGCTCGGCGCCCACAGCGCCAACCACCCGGCGCACACCCTCCCGGTCTGGGAGGGCCGGGCGCTGATCTGGGCCGCCGCGTTCACCCACAGCGCGCTGCCCGCGCTGATGGCGCTGCTGGGGCTGGTGGGCTTCTCGGTGATCGGGCGGCTGCTGCTGATGGTGGTCCTCGCCTGGTGGCACCGGCGCTCGCGGGAGCGGCGGCGCTGGAGCCGGGTGCAGGAGGTGACCGATCCGGTGAGCGTGATCGTGCCCGCGTACAACGAGAAGGAGTGCATCGCCAACACCCTGAGGTCGCTGTCCGCCTCCACCCACCCGATCGAGATCCTGGTCGTGGACGACGGCTCCACCGACGGCACGGCCGATATCGCCGAGGCGATGGGGCTGCCCAACGTACGGGTGCTGCGCCAGGCCAACGCGGGCAAGCCCGCCGCGCTCAACCGGGGCATCGCCCACGCCGGCCACGAGCTGATCGTGATGATGGACGGCGACACCGTCTTCGAGCCCACCACCATCCGTGAGCTGGTCCGCCCGTTCGCCGACTCGCGGGTGGGCGCGGTCGCGGGCAACGCCAAGGTGGGCAACCGGGGCAAGCTGATCGGCGCCTGGCAGCACATCGAGTATGTGATGGGCTTCAACCTCGACCGGCGGATGTACGACCTGCTGCGCTGCATGCCCACCATCCCCGGCGCGATCGGCGCCTTCCGCCGCCGGGCGCTGCTGGAGGCCGGGGGCATGAGCGCGGACACCCTGGCCGAGGACACCGACATCACCATCGCCCTGCACCGGGCCGGGTGGCAGGTGGTCTACCAGGAGCACGCCCGCGCCTGGACCGAGGCGCCCAGCTCGCTGGGCCAGTTGTGGAAGCAGCGCTACCGCTGGAGTTACGGCACCATGCAGGCGCTGTGGAAGCACCGCCGCTCGCTGATCGACCGGGGGCCCTCGGGGCGGTTCGGCCGGGTGGGGATGCCGCTGGTGGTGCTCTTCCAGATCCTCACCCCGCTGTGCGCGCCGCTGATCGACCTCTTCACCCTCTACGGGGTGATCTTCCTGGACCCGGTGCGCTCGCTGCTGGCCTGGGGCGCGCTGCTGCTGGTGCAGCTGCTGGGCGCGGCGTACGCGTTCCGGCTGGACCGGGAGGACTACCGGGCACTGGCCGTACTGCCGCTGCAGCAGATCGCCTACCGTCAGTTGATGTATCTGGTGCTGCTGCACTCCTGTGTCACCGCGGCGACCGGCGCCCTGCTGCCGTGGCAGAAGCTCAAGCGCACCGGCGAGGTGGACACTCCGCGGGCGCCGGAGGCCGTACGGTGA